The Streptomyces sp. NBC_01298 genome contains the following window.
ACGGTCTTCGGCCTCGACCACGAGAACATCGAGTACGGGTACCGGGCCGACGGCCCCTACGACCCCGTCACCGGCCACCGCTTCGACGCCCGCCAGGTGCTCTCCGACCCGTACGCCCGGCTGATCGCCGGCCGTGACGTGTGGGGCGTGGAGCCGGACCGCAGCCGCGGCTACCAGTACCGCTCCCGCGTCTGCCTCCAGGACTTCGACTGGGGCGACGACACCCCGCTGGGCATCCCCGCCGAGGACCTCGTCGTGTACGAGACCCACGTGCGCGGCTTCACCCGGCACCCCTCCTCGCAGGTCACCGCCCCCGGCACCTTCGCGGGGCTGCGGGAGAAGATCCCGTACCTGAAGGAGCTCGGGATCAACTGCATCGAGCTGCTGCCGGTGTTCGAGTTCGACGAAAGCGACAACCCGCGCACCAACCCGGAGACGGGCGAGCAGCTCTTCGACTACTGGGGCTACAACACCGTCTCCTTCTTCGCCCCCAAGGCCGGCTACGCGGCCACCGGACGCTACGGCATGCAGGGCGACGAGTTCCGCACCCTGATCAAGGACCTGCACGCGGCGGGCATCGAGGTCATCCTCGACGTGGTCTTCAACCACACGGCCGAGGGCAACGAGCACGGCCCGACGATCTCCTTCAAGGGGCTCGACAACGCCACGTACTACATGCTCACGCCCGAGGGGTACTACTTCAACTTCAGCGGCACCGGCAACACGGTCAACTGCAACCACCCCGTCGTGCGCAACTACGTGCTCGACTGCCTGCGCCACTGGGTCGCCGACTACCACATCGACGGGTTCCGCTTCGACCTCGCGGCCATCCTCGGCCGCTCCCCGGACGGCACCCCGCTGCCCAACCCGCCGCTGCTGGAACTGCTCGCCTACGACCCGGTGCTGCGGCACACCAAGCTCATCGCCGAGGCCTGGGACGCCGGCGGCCTCTACGAGGTCGGCAACTTCCCGGCGTACGGCCGCTGGGCGGAGTGGAACGGCAAGTACCGCGACACCGTGCGCAGCTTCCTCAAGGGCGACCCCGGGGTCACCGGGGAGCTCGCCACCCGGCTCGCCGGCTCGCCCGACCTCTACTCCAGCCGCGGGACCTCGGCATCGGTCAACTTCCTGACCGCGCACGACGGTTTCAGCCTGGCCGACCTGGTCTCGTACAACGACAAGCACAACGACGCCAACGGCGAGGGCAACAACGACGGCGGCAACGACAACGCCAGCTGGAACTGCGGAGCCGAGGGACTGACCGACGATCCCGAGGTCAACGCGCTGCGGCTGCGGCAGATGAAGAACGCCCTGGCCATCCTCTTCACCAGTCAGGGCATCCCGATGCTGCTGTCCGGCGACGAGGTGGCGCGCACCCAGCAGGGCAACAACAACACGTACTGCCAGGACAACGAACTGTCCTGGTTCGACTGGAGCCAGGTCGACGAGAACTCCGAACTGCTCCGGTTCACCCGGGAGATGATCGCCTTCCGCAAGCACCACCGCGAACTGCGCTCCACCTCCCACCCCACCGGACAGCTCCGCGACACCCTCGGACTGCCCGACATCAGCTGGCACGGGGAGCGGGCCTGGCAGCCCGACTGGTCGGCGGAGAGCCGGCTGCTGGCGGTCGCCCGCTGCGGCACCGGTGACGACGACGTGGTGTACGCGGCCATGAACTCCCACTGGGAAGCGCACGACCTGGAACTGCCCGCCCTCCCGGGCGGCCGCAGCTGGCACCTCTTCGCGGACACCGGGGCCGAGGCCCCGCACGACATCCGCACCCCCGGCGCCGAACTCGAACTGGAGAACGCCGGCAAGTACCTCATCGGTCCGCGCTCGGTCGTGATCCTCGTCGGCCGCACGCCCGACGCCGAGCTCTAGCCGGCGACCGAGCTCCGGCCTACGGCCAAGCTCCAGTCCACGCACCGAAGGAGACCTGACATGCCGCTTTCCGTGTCCCTGAGCATCGAGGGCGACACCACCGTGATCGAGCTCGAGGGCGAACTCGACGCCAAGACCGCGCCGGACTTCCACCAGACCATAGAGAAGGCCGCCGGCCACGGCACCAGCACCGTCGAGATCCGCATGGCCGGCGTCGGCTACATGGCCAGCGCCGGACTGCGCTCCCTGGTCTTCGCCCAGCAGAAGGTGGGGGAGCACGTCACCATCAAGGTGGTCGGCGCCATCGAGCCCGTCGCCCGGACCATCCGGACGGCCGGGCTCGACCGCAGCATCGTGCTCTCCGACGACTGACCCCGATGGACGAGGCGGTCAAGACGGCGAGGACGTCCGCCGAACTGGAAGTGCCGGCCACCCTGGCGGCACTGGGCGACATCGCCGCGCTCGTCCTGCGGCTGGCCGGGAGCGCGGGCCTGGGCAAGGGTGCCGCGTACCGGATCCGGCTGGCCGTGGACGAGCTGGCCACCAACATCGTGATGCACGGGTACCGGGGCGGCGACGGACGGATCACCGTCCGGGGCCGCTCCGGGCCGGGCCGGGTACGGATCTCCATCGAGGACCGAGCCCCGGCCTTCGACCCGGTCCAGGGGCGACTGCCGCCCGAACCGCACACCGCTCCCGAGCGGCGCCGGATCGGCGGACTCGGCATCCACCTCGCACTGACCAGCGTGGACGAGTTCGACTACGTACGCAGGGACGGCCGCAACATCAGCACGCTGACTGTGATGGCTGAGGGGACGGACCCATGCCCTCCACGACCGTGATCATCCTCGACGAGTACCCGCCGCCTCCCCTCGAACTCCTCGGAGCACTGGAGGAGATGGGGGCGGCACTCGTCCCGCGCACGCTGGCCGAACTACTGGCCGGCCCACTGGAGGAGCTGCCCGAAGCGGACGTACTGCTCGCCCCGGCCCAGGCCGACGGGGACTCCGTACGGACCGCCGTGCGCCGGCTGCGCCGCTGGGCCGGAGCCCCCATCGTCGTCGTGTGGACCGTGACGGAGTTCGCCGCGCTGGAGGCGCACGTCCGGATCGGGCACGACTACCTCGTACCCCCCTTCCTGCCCGCCCTCGTCGGGGCCCGGCTGCACAGCTGCTCGGAGCGCGCCGGACTCGGGCGCACCCTGCGCGAAGCCGACGCCCGCGCCGAACTCATGGGCTACGAAAAGGAGTTGGAGATCGGCCGGGAGATCCAGGCCGGCTTCCTGCCGGAATCGCTGCCGGTCCCCGAGGGCTGGGAGATCGACGTGTGCTTCCGGCCCGCCCGGCAGGTCGCCGGGGACTTCTACGACGTCTTCGAACTCTCCCGCGGCAGACGCCTGGCCTTCGTCGTCGCCGACGTCTGCGACAAGGGGGTCGGCGCCGCGCTCTTCATGGCGCTCATCCGCTCCCTGCTGCGGCACACCGCCGAGAACAGCGGCCTCCAGCACCTGGTGGCCGCCGGCCGCACCGGCAACAGCCGGCGCATACCCGTGGTCGGCGCCACCCCGCTGCTCAACGCGGTCACCGCCACCAACGGCTACCTGACCCGCAACCACCTGCGGCAGGGCTACTTCGCCACCCTCTTCTTCGGGGTGCTCGACCCGCTCACCGGATCCCTCGTCTACATCAACGGCGGCCACAACCCGCCGCTGCTGCTGGACGCGGACGGTGGCGAGCCCCGCACGCTGGAGGTCACCGGCCCCGCCGTCGGGGTGCTCCCGGACTGTGTGTACACGCTCGGCTACGCCCAGTTGAACCCCGGTGACACGCTCTTCGTGTTCACCGACGGAGTGCCCGAGGCGCGCTGCCCCAGCGGCAGCTTCCTCGGCGACGAGCGGATGCTGCAGCTGCTGTCCGGCCCCCCGGTCAGCGGCAGGGAGGTGGTTCACCGGATGGACACGGCCGTACGCGAACACACCGGAACAGCCGAACAGCACGACGACGTCACCATGCTGGCCCTGCACCGGCCACGCGCGGCGCGGGGGCCGCACGCGGGCGGGGCCGATCGCCAGGTCGTGGCCTGATGACCCGGACCATCGTGGTGCACTCGTACCGCGGCGGTACCGGAAAGTCCTCGGTGCTGGCGAACCTGGCCCTGCTCCTGGCGGCCGAGGGACGCCGGGTGGGGGTGATCGACACGGACATCCAGTCGCCCACCCTGGACCTGCTCTTCCGGCTCCGCCCCGGCCCGTCACTGGCCGACTACCTGCTCGGCCGGTGCGAGATCGAGGCCGCCGCCCAGGAGGTCACCACGAGCTGCGGCCGCGGTCTGTACGTCGTACCGGCGCGGACCGGGACGGCGGCCTTACGAGAACTCATGACCACCGGCTACGACGTGGGGCTGCTGCCCGAGGGCTTCGACCGGCTGGCCGTGCACCACGCCCTGGACGTCCTGCTGCTCGACACCCACGCCGGACTCAACAACGAGTCGGTCACCGCGATGGCCAGCGCCGACGTCCTGCTGATCATGGCCCGGGCCGACCGGATCGACCTCCTCGGCGTCGAGGAGACCATCGCCCTGACCGGCCGGCTCGCCTGCCGGCGGACCCTGGTGATGAGCATGGCGCCCGAGGGCATCGACCGGGAGGCCGCAAGGCGGCGGGCCGAGGAGGTCTACCGCACGCCCCTGGCCGGAATCCTTCCCTACGTTCCGGAAATGGCGGCCCTCTACGGGGAACGCATATTTTCCGAAGCCCATCCCGACCACCCCCTGGTCGGTGAATTCCGCACCATCATCTCGGCGTTGGACGCACGTGACGAAGTATCGCGTGCCTGACGCCTCCCCCTTACGCCCCTAGCGAGGGGCGTGTTGAATCGGCAGCGAATCCAGCGCAGCCAGATAGAGGAGAAGAGTCATGAAGATTCTCGTCGTCATGACGGCCAAGGCCACGCTTCATCTGCTGGACGGGGAACAACACCCCTCGGGCTTCTGGGCCGAGGAATTCGCCGTTCCCTACACCCTCTTCAAGAACGCGGGCCACACCGTGGACGTGGCGACGATCGCGGGCGAGACCCCGACGGTCGACGCGACCAGCATCGACCCCCAGTTCCTCCAGTGGGTCCGCCCCCAGGGCTCCGCCGACACGGACACGGCCAGCGCCGCGGAGTACACCCGCGTCATAGAGAACTCCCCGCAGCTGAGAAACCCGATCGCCCTGGAGACCCTGGGCGAGAAGGACATCGCCGACTACGACGGCATCTACATCAGCGGCGGCCACGGGGCCATCGGGGACCTGCCCAAGTCCGACGAGCTCGCCCAGATCCTGCGCTGGGCCATCGCCCAGGACAAGCCCCTGGCCACGGTCTGCCACGGGCACACCGCCCTGCTGGCCCTGCGCGACGGCGAGGGCCAGTGGCCCTTCGCGGGCTACCGGATGACCGCCTTCTCGCACAGCGAAGAGCTCGTCACCAACATGGCCGGCCGCCTCCCGCTGATCCTGGAGGCCGAACTCACCCGGCTCGGCGCCCGCTACGAGAAGGCCGACGCGATCTGGGACTCGCACGTGGTGGTGGACCGCAAGCTCACCACCGGCCAGAACCCCTACTCCTCCAAGGCCCTCGCGGAGACGTTCTTAACCCAGCTCGCGCGGGGCTAGCCGAAGCGCCCTGCCCCTCGCACCCGAAACCGGAAGGCGGCGACAGCCATGACCCAGCGCGCGCTCAGCGACCAGCCCTTGGCCAACCCCGGGAAACTGTTCATCGGCGGCACCTGGGTCGAGGCCCGGGACGGCCGCACCGAACCGGACATCAGCCCCGTGGACGGCCAGGAGATCGTGCCGGTGGCCCAGGCCGCCGCCGCCGACGCGGACGCGGCGGTGGCCGCCGCCCGCACGGCGTACGAGGAAGGTCCCTGGAGCAGACTGTCCGCCCAGGAACGCGCGCTGCGGCTGAACCGGGTCGGGGAGCTCATCGAGCGCGACCTGGAGGAGATCGCCCTGCTGGAGACGGTGGACATGGGCAAGCCGTTCGCCTTCTCCTCCACGGTCGACGCCCCCATGGCCGCCCAGCTCATGCACTACTACGCCGGCGCCGTGACCCGGGTGGACGGCTCCTCCCGGGCCCCGGCCGGCGGGCAGCTCGCGTACACCCTGCGCGAACCGCTGGGCGTGGTCTGCGCCATCACCCCCTTCAACTTCCCGCTGCTCCTGTCGATGACGAAGATCGCCCCGGCGCTCGCGGCCGGGAACACCGTGGTCCACAAGCCCTCGCCCGCCACCCCGCTCACCGCCCTGAAGATCGCCGAGCTGTTCCAGGAGGCGGAGATTCCGGACGGAGTGCTGAACGTCATCACCGGTCCGGGCGTGGAACTGGGCGAGACCCTCACCGGCCACCCCGGCATCGACAAGATCGCCTTCACCGGGTCCACCTCCGTGGGCCAGTCGATCATCCGCAAGGCGGCCGGCACCCTGAAGAAGGTGACGATGGAGCTCGGCGGCAAGTCCGCCAACATCGTCTTCGCCGACGCCGACCTCGACGCCGCCGAGGAACTCGCCTTCTTCGGCATCTACTACAACAAGGGCGAGATCTGCACCGCCGGCTCCCGGCTGCTGCTGCACCGCCCGATCCACGACGAGATGGTCGAACGGTTCGTGGCCCGCGCGGCCGCCCTGCTGCCCGGAGACCCGCGCGACCCGGCCACCCTCTTCGGGCCGCTCGCCCACCGCGGCCAGTTCGACAAGGTCAGCTCGTACATCGAGGTCGGCGAGAAGGAAGGCGCGGTCCTGCGCGTCGGCGGCACCGGCTGGACCCCCGAAGGGGCCTCCTCCGACGGCCTGTACTTCCTGCCGACCATCTTCACCGGCGTCGACAACTCCATGCGGATCGCCCAGGAGGAGATCTTCGGACCCGTCCTGTCGATCATCCCCTTCGACACCGAGGAGGACGCCGTGCGCATCGCCAACGACAGCGCGTACGGCCTCGCCGCCGGGGTCCACACCAAGGACCTGCGGCGCGCCCACCGGGTCGCCTCGCAGATCAAGGCCGGCACGGTCTGGGTCAATTGCTACAACCAGTACGACCCCTCCGTGCCCTACGGCGGCTACAAGGCCTCCGGCTACGGGCGCGAGTGCGGCCCCGAGTCGCTGGAGAGCTACACCCAGACCAAGTCGGTCTGGATCGGAATGGACTGACATCCGGCACGGCGCCCCCGGCGCGGCCCCGGCCGGCACCCCGCTCGCACCGCGACCACCTGAGGAGCCCCCATGCGGATCGGCATCATCGGAACGGGCCGGATCGGATCGACCCTGGCCAGGATCCTCGTGGCGGCGGACCATCAGGTCGTGCTCGCCAACGCCCGGGGCCCGCGGAGCCTCGCGGACCTGCTGGCCGAACTGGGCCCCGCGGCCTCGGCGGCGCACCCCGCCGAGGTCGCGGACCGGTCCGAAGTCCTCGTCCTGATGGTGCCGTTCGACAGCGTCCAGGGGCTGCTGCCCCAGGAAGCCGTACGGGACACCGTGCTGGTGGACGCCACCAACGCCTTCGACGGCCCGGGCAACGCTCGCAACCTCGGCGGCAGGGGATCCAGCGAGTTCGTCGCCGAATGGTATCCGGGGACCCGGATCGTGAAATCCCTGAACACCATGCATTTCGAGACGCTCGCCGTCGCCGGCACCGCGCCGGGCCCGCGTCTGGCCCATTTCACGGCGGGCGACGACGGGAAAGCCAAAGAAATAGTCGCGGGAATCATCACGGATCTCGGATTCGCTCCCGTGGACACCGGCCCGCTGCACTCCGGAGGAATTCTCCAGCAGCCCGGCGGGCCCCTCTTCAACCGGCCGCTCACGGAAGCGCAGGCGCTGGCATGGACCTCTCACTGAACGTCAACGGAAGACCCGAGCAGTTCTCGGCGCAGCCGAACGAACTGCTCGTGGAACGGCTCCGGGACGGCCTCGGGCTGACCGGCACCAAGGTCGGCTGCGACACCGGCCAGTGCGGAACCTGCGTCGTCCGGCTCGACGGCCGCTCCGTCAAGAGCTGCCTGATCCTCACCGCGGCGGCCGCCGGCTCCGCGGTGACCACCATCGAGGGGGTCACCACCCCCGGCGGTGAACTCACCGGCCTCCAGGAGGCCCTGCGCGAGGAACACGGCACCCAGTGCGGCTTCTGCACCCCCGGGATGGTCATGGCCCTGGGTGAGCTCGTGGAGAACACCGAGCACCGCGAGCCGCCCACCGAGCCCGAGATCCGCGAATGGCTCACCGGCAACCTGTGCCGCTGCACGGGCTACCACAGCGTCGTACGGGGAGTGCAGCGCGCCTGCTCCGCGGCCCGCGCGCAGGTGCCCGTGGAGCAGGGCACCGCGCAGCCGGCCACCGCCGCCGCGTCCGGACAGGAGGGGTGAGGGAGATGACCGCAGTCACGGGGGAGACCCCGCTCCAGGCGCCGATCCAGGGCAACGGCCTGCTCGGACAGCCGCTGGACAGCCGCGAGGACCCGCAGCTC
Protein-coding sequences here:
- the glgX gene encoding glycogen debranching protein GlgX, producing the protein MSESASEQVLRVDAYPTHEVGGFRVRAGKPFPFGANVVPGGVSFSVFSDQATSMTLVLYKRGEPEPMAELEFPQEFRTGSVFAMTVFGLDHENIEYGYRADGPYDPVTGHRFDARQVLSDPYARLIAGRDVWGVEPDRSRGYQYRSRVCLQDFDWGDDTPLGIPAEDLVVYETHVRGFTRHPSSQVTAPGTFAGLREKIPYLKELGINCIELLPVFEFDESDNPRTNPETGEQLFDYWGYNTVSFFAPKAGYAATGRYGMQGDEFRTLIKDLHAAGIEVILDVVFNHTAEGNEHGPTISFKGLDNATYYMLTPEGYYFNFSGTGNTVNCNHPVVRNYVLDCLRHWVADYHIDGFRFDLAAILGRSPDGTPLPNPPLLELLAYDPVLRHTKLIAEAWDAGGLYEVGNFPAYGRWAEWNGKYRDTVRSFLKGDPGVTGELATRLAGSPDLYSSRGTSASVNFLTAHDGFSLADLVSYNDKHNDANGEGNNDGGNDNASWNCGAEGLTDDPEVNALRLRQMKNALAILFTSQGIPMLLSGDEVARTQQGNNNTYCQDNELSWFDWSQVDENSELLRFTREMIAFRKHHRELRSTSHPTGQLRDTLGLPDISWHGERAWQPDWSAESRLLAVARCGTGDDDVVYAAMNSHWEAHDLELPALPGGRSWHLFADTGAEAPHDIRTPGAELELENAGKYLIGPRSVVILVGRTPDAEL
- a CDS encoding STAS domain-containing protein; its protein translation is MPLSVSLSIEGDTTVIELEGELDAKTAPDFHQTIEKAAGHGTSTVEIRMAGVGYMASAGLRSLVFAQQKVGEHVTIKVVGAIEPVARTIRTAGLDRSIVLSDD
- a CDS encoding ATP-binding protein produces the protein MDEAVKTARTSAELEVPATLAALGDIAALVLRLAGSAGLGKGAAYRIRLAVDELATNIVMHGYRGGDGRITVRGRSGPGRVRISIEDRAPAFDPVQGRLPPEPHTAPERRRIGGLGIHLALTSVDEFDYVRRDGRNISTLTVMAEGTDPCPPRP
- a CDS encoding PP2C family protein-serine/threonine phosphatase, yielding MPSTTVIILDEYPPPPLELLGALEEMGAALVPRTLAELLAGPLEELPEADVLLAPAQADGDSVRTAVRRLRRWAGAPIVVVWTVTEFAALEAHVRIGHDYLVPPFLPALVGARLHSCSERAGLGRTLREADARAELMGYEKELEIGREIQAGFLPESLPVPEGWEIDVCFRPARQVAGDFYDVFELSRGRRLAFVVADVCDKGVGAALFMALIRSLLRHTAENSGLQHLVAAGRTGNSRRIPVVGATPLLNAVTATNGYLTRNHLRQGYFATLFFGVLDPLTGSLVYINGGHNPPLLLDADGGEPRTLEVTGPAVGVLPDCVYTLGYAQLNPGDTLFVFTDGVPEARCPSGSFLGDERMLQLLSGPPVSGREVVHRMDTAVREHTGTAEQHDDVTMLALHRPRAARGPHAGGADRQVVA
- a CDS encoding MinD/ParA family protein — its product is MTRTIVVHSYRGGTGKSSVLANLALLLAAEGRRVGVIDTDIQSPTLDLLFRLRPGPSLADYLLGRCEIEAAAQEVTTSCGRGLYVVPARTGTAALRELMTTGYDVGLLPEGFDRLAVHHALDVLLLDTHAGLNNESVTAMASADVLLIMARADRIDLLGVEETIALTGRLACRRTLVMSMAPEGIDREAARRRAEEVYRTPLAGILPYVPEMAALYGERIFSEAHPDHPLVGEFRTIISALDARDEVSRA
- a CDS encoding type 1 glutamine amidotransferase domain-containing protein, whose product is MKILVVMTAKATLHLLDGEQHPSGFWAEEFAVPYTLFKNAGHTVDVATIAGETPTVDATSIDPQFLQWVRPQGSADTDTASAAEYTRVIENSPQLRNPIALETLGEKDIADYDGIYISGGHGAIGDLPKSDELAQILRWAIAQDKPLATVCHGHTALLALRDGEGQWPFAGYRMTAFSHSEELVTNMAGRLPLILEAELTRLGARYEKADAIWDSHVVVDRKLTTGQNPYSSKALAETFLTQLARG
- a CDS encoding aldehyde dehydrogenase family protein, with protein sequence MTQRALSDQPLANPGKLFIGGTWVEARDGRTEPDISPVDGQEIVPVAQAAAADADAAVAAARTAYEEGPWSRLSAQERALRLNRVGELIERDLEEIALLETVDMGKPFAFSSTVDAPMAAQLMHYYAGAVTRVDGSSRAPAGGQLAYTLREPLGVVCAITPFNFPLLLSMTKIAPALAAGNTVVHKPSPATPLTALKIAELFQEAEIPDGVLNVITGPGVELGETLTGHPGIDKIAFTGSTSVGQSIIRKAAGTLKKVTMELGGKSANIVFADADLDAAEELAFFGIYYNKGEICTAGSRLLLHRPIHDEMVERFVARAAALLPGDPRDPATLFGPLAHRGQFDKVSSYIEVGEKEGAVLRVGGTGWTPEGASSDGLYFLPTIFTGVDNSMRIAQEEIFGPVLSIIPFDTEEDAVRIANDSAYGLAAGVHTKDLRRAHRVASQIKAGTVWVNCYNQYDPSVPYGGYKASGYGRECGPESLESYTQTKSVWIGMD
- a CDS encoding NADPH-dependent F420 reductase, giving the protein MRIGIIGTGRIGSTLARILVAADHQVVLANARGPRSLADLLAELGPAASAAHPAEVADRSEVLVLMVPFDSVQGLLPQEAVRDTVLVDATNAFDGPGNARNLGGRGSSEFVAEWYPGTRIVKSLNTMHFETLAVAGTAPGPRLAHFTAGDDGKAKEIVAGIITDLGFAPVDTGPLHSGGILQQPGGPLFNRPLTEAQALAWTSH
- a CDS encoding (2Fe-2S)-binding protein, which produces MDLSLNVNGRPEQFSAQPNELLVERLRDGLGLTGTKVGCDTGQCGTCVVRLDGRSVKSCLILTAAAAGSAVTTIEGVTTPGGELTGLQEALREEHGTQCGFCTPGMVMALGELVENTEHREPPTEPEIREWLTGNLCRCTGYHSVVRGVQRACSAARAQVPVEQGTAQPATAAASGQEG